A stretch of Brassica napus cultivar Da-Ae chromosome C6, Da-Ae, whole genome shotgun sequence DNA encodes these proteins:
- the LOC106410825 gene encoding protein SPA1-RELATED 4-like isoform X2 gives MEGSSESNSRGLNTSGVSEFLPAERDRSKSFLSHIGYVRSLLGSHKEDTLRADDIVRALKCEDVSLRQWLDNPERSVDAFECFHVFRQIVEIVNAAHSQGVVVHNVRPSCFVMSSFNRVSFIESASCSDSGSDEERPKETMKKSQEVGGSSKEEEFQPFPMKEILAMEMSWYTSPEEDTGCANAYASDVYRLGVLLFELFCPVSSREEKSRTMSSLRHRVLPPQILLNWPKEASFCLWLLHPEPSYRPSMSELLKSEFINEPRESLEEREAAIELRERIEEQELLLEFLFLIQQRKQETADKLKDTVSLLSSDIDQVLKRQLSLKQKGNDVFSFLVSRKRIRQGAEGVEAEENEDDALDSTLLESSRLMINFKKLESVFFATRYRQIKASASASNDKPLARYYSALSSDGKSSVSNLTQPDSRQGGWIDPFLEGLCKYLTFSKLRVKADLKQGDLLNSANLVCAIGFDRDGELFATAGVNKKIKIFECESIINDGRDIHYPVVELASRSKLSGICWNNYIKSQIASSNFEGVVQVWDVARGQLVTEMKEHEKRVWSIDISTADPTLLASGSDDGSVKLWSINQAKL, from the exons ATGGAGGGTTCTTCAGAATCTAACTCCAGAGGATTAAACACCTCTGGTGTTTCAGAGTTCTTACCAGCTGAGAGAGATCGTTCTAAGTCCTTCTTGTCTCACATTGGTTATGTTAGAAGCTTACTTGGTTCACACAAAGAAGATACCCTGAGAGCTGATGATATTGTGAGAGCTTTGAAATGCGAAGACGTTAGCCTGCGTCAGTGGTTAGACAACCCAGAACGATCGGTGGATGCGTTCGAGTGTTTTCATGTTTTCAGACAAATCGTTGAGATTGTGAATGCAGCTCACTCTCAAGGCGTTGTTGTTCACAATGTTAGGCCGTCTTGTTTCGTTATGTCTTCCTTCAACCGCGTTTCGTTTATCGAGTCCGCTTCTTGTTCGGATTCCGGGTCTGATGAGGAAAGGCCaaaggaaacaatgaagaagtCTCAAGAGGTTGGTGGCTCGAGCAAAGAAGAAGAGTTTCAACCGTTTCCTATGAAAGAGATCTTGGCTATGGAGATGAGTTGGTATACAAGTCCTGAAGAAGATACTGGTTGTGCTAATGCTTATGCTTCTGATGTTTACCGTCTTGGTGTTCTTCTCTTTGAG CTGTTTTGTCCTGTCTCTTCTAGAGAAGAGAAGTCAAGAACTATGTCTAGCTTAAGACATCGTGTTCTTCCGCCTCAGATACTGCTCAACTGGCCTAAAGAAGCTTCCTTCTGCTTGTGGTTACTTCACCCTGAGCCTAGCTATCGACCGTCCATGAG TGAGTTGCTGAAAAGCGAGTTTATCAATGAACCTAGAGAGAGTTTGGAAGAGCGTGAAGCTGCGATAGAGCTAAGGGAGAGAATCGAGGAACAGGAGTTACTGCTCGAGttcttgtttctgattcaacAAAGAAAGCAAGAAACGGCAGACAAGTTGAAGGATACGGTTTCGCTTCTTTCTTCAGACATTGATCAAGTCTTGAAAAGACAGCTGAGCTTGAAGCAAAAAGGAAACGATGTCTTTTCGTTCTTGGTCTCAAGGAAACGGATCAGACAAGGAGCTGAGGGAGTTGAAGCAGAGGAAAACGAGGACGATGCTCTAGACAGCACGCTTCTTGAAAGCTCTCGGTTGATGATAAACTTCAAGAAACTTGAATCTGTCTTCTTTGCAACAAGATACAGACAAATCAAAgcttctgcttctgcttctAATGACAAACCGTTGGCAAGATACTACTCAGCGTTGAGTAGTGATGGTAAAAGTTCAGTAAGCAACCTGACACAACCGGATTCTAGGCAAGGCGGGTGGATTGATCCATTCCTTGAGGGTTTATGCAAGTACTTGACTTTCAGTAAGCTGAGAGTGAAAGCAGATTTGAAGCAAGGGGACTTGTTGAACTCAGCTAACCTCGTTTGCGCAATTGGGTTTGACCGTGATGGGGAGCTTTTCGCCACGGCTGGTGTCAACAAGAAGATCAAGATATTTGAGTGCGAGTCGATCATAAACGATGGCAGGGACATTCACTACCCTGTGGTGGAACTAGCTAGCCGGTCTAAGCTAAGTGGTATATGTTGGAACAACTACATTAAGAGCCAAATTGCATCAAGTAACTTCGAAGGCGTGGTTCAG GTGTGGGATGTTGCAAGAGGACAGTTGGTTACAGAGATGAAGGAGCATGAGAAGCGTGTATGGTCCATTGATATATCAACAGCAGATCCAACATTGTTAGCAAGTGGTAGCGATGATGGTTCTGTGAAGCTGTGGAGTATCAATCAGGCAAAACTCTAA
- the LOC106410825 gene encoding protein SPA1-RELATED 4-like isoform X1, with protein sequence MEGSSESNSRGLNTSGVSEFLPAERDRSKSFLSHIGYVRSLLGSHKEDTLRADDIVRALKCEDVSLRQWLDNPERSVDAFECFHVFRQIVEIVNAAHSQGVVVHNVRPSCFVMSSFNRVSFIESASCSDSGSDEERPKETMKKSQEVGGSSKEEEFQPFPMKEILAMEMSWYTSPEEDTGCANAYASDVYRLGVLLFELFCPVSSREEKSRTMSSLRHRVLPPQILLNWPKEASFCLWLLHPEPSYRPSMSELLKSEFINEPRESLEEREAAIELRERIEEQELLLEFLFLIQQRKQETADKLKDTVSLLSSDIDQVLKRQLSLKQKGNDVFSFLVSRKRIRQGAEGVEAEENEDDALDSTLLESSRLMINFKKLESVFFATRYRQIKASASASNDKPLARYYSALSSDGKSSVSNLTQPDSRQGGWIDPFLEGLCKYLTFSKLRVKADLKQGDLLNSANLVCAIGFDRDGELFATAGVNKKIKIFECESIINDGRDIHYPVVELASRSKLSGICWNNYIKSQIASSNFEGVVQVWDVARGQLVTEMKEHEKRVWSIDISTADPTLLASGSDDGSVKLWSINQGVSIGTIKTKANVCCVQFPSDSGRSLAFGSADHRVYYYDLRNPKLPLCTMIGHTKTVSYVRFVDSSTLVSSSTDNTLKLWDLSMSVSGVNEAPVHSFMGHTNLKNFVGLSVSDGYLATGSETNEVYVYHKAFPMPVLSYKFKTVDPVSGLEVEDASQFISSVCWRGQSSTLVAANSTGNIKILEMV encoded by the exons ATGGAGGGTTCTTCAGAATCTAACTCCAGAGGATTAAACACCTCTGGTGTTTCAGAGTTCTTACCAGCTGAGAGAGATCGTTCTAAGTCCTTCTTGTCTCACATTGGTTATGTTAGAAGCTTACTTGGTTCACACAAAGAAGATACCCTGAGAGCTGATGATATTGTGAGAGCTTTGAAATGCGAAGACGTTAGCCTGCGTCAGTGGTTAGACAACCCAGAACGATCGGTGGATGCGTTCGAGTGTTTTCATGTTTTCAGACAAATCGTTGAGATTGTGAATGCAGCTCACTCTCAAGGCGTTGTTGTTCACAATGTTAGGCCGTCTTGTTTCGTTATGTCTTCCTTCAACCGCGTTTCGTTTATCGAGTCCGCTTCTTGTTCGGATTCCGGGTCTGATGAGGAAAGGCCaaaggaaacaatgaagaagtCTCAAGAGGTTGGTGGCTCGAGCAAAGAAGAAGAGTTTCAACCGTTTCCTATGAAAGAGATCTTGGCTATGGAGATGAGTTGGTATACAAGTCCTGAAGAAGATACTGGTTGTGCTAATGCTTATGCTTCTGATGTTTACCGTCTTGGTGTTCTTCTCTTTGAG CTGTTTTGTCCTGTCTCTTCTAGAGAAGAGAAGTCAAGAACTATGTCTAGCTTAAGACATCGTGTTCTTCCGCCTCAGATACTGCTCAACTGGCCTAAAGAAGCTTCCTTCTGCTTGTGGTTACTTCACCCTGAGCCTAGCTATCGACCGTCCATGAG TGAGTTGCTGAAAAGCGAGTTTATCAATGAACCTAGAGAGAGTTTGGAAGAGCGTGAAGCTGCGATAGAGCTAAGGGAGAGAATCGAGGAACAGGAGTTACTGCTCGAGttcttgtttctgattcaacAAAGAAAGCAAGAAACGGCAGACAAGTTGAAGGATACGGTTTCGCTTCTTTCTTCAGACATTGATCAAGTCTTGAAAAGACAGCTGAGCTTGAAGCAAAAAGGAAACGATGTCTTTTCGTTCTTGGTCTCAAGGAAACGGATCAGACAAGGAGCTGAGGGAGTTGAAGCAGAGGAAAACGAGGACGATGCTCTAGACAGCACGCTTCTTGAAAGCTCTCGGTTGATGATAAACTTCAAGAAACTTGAATCTGTCTTCTTTGCAACAAGATACAGACAAATCAAAgcttctgcttctgcttctAATGACAAACCGTTGGCAAGATACTACTCAGCGTTGAGTAGTGATGGTAAAAGTTCAGTAAGCAACCTGACACAACCGGATTCTAGGCAAGGCGGGTGGATTGATCCATTCCTTGAGGGTTTATGCAAGTACTTGACTTTCAGTAAGCTGAGAGTGAAAGCAGATTTGAAGCAAGGGGACTTGTTGAACTCAGCTAACCTCGTTTGCGCAATTGGGTTTGACCGTGATGGGGAGCTTTTCGCCACGGCTGGTGTCAACAAGAAGATCAAGATATTTGAGTGCGAGTCGATCATAAACGATGGCAGGGACATTCACTACCCTGTGGTGGAACTAGCTAGCCGGTCTAAGCTAAGTGGTATATGTTGGAACAACTACATTAAGAGCCAAATTGCATCAAGTAACTTCGAAGGCGTGGTTCAG GTGTGGGATGTTGCAAGAGGACAGTTGGTTACAGAGATGAAGGAGCATGAGAAGCGTGTATGGTCCATTGATATATCAACAGCAGATCCAACATTGTTAGCAAGTGGTAGCGATGATGGTTCTGTGAAGCTGTGGAGTATCAATCAG GGGGTCAGTATTGGAACAATTAAGACAAAGGCAAATGTATGCTGTGTCCAGTTTCCGTCAGACTCGGGTCGGTCTTTAGCATTTGGTTCAGCAGATCACAGAGTTTACTACTATGATTTAAGGAACCCTAAGCTTCCTCTTTGCACAATGATTGGTCACACAAAGACTGTAAGTTATGTCAGGTTTGTAGATTCATCAACACTTGTGTCATCTTCGACGGATAACACTCTGAAGCTATGGGACTTATCGATGTCTGTTTCTGGTGTTAATGAAGCGCCTGTTCACTCATTCATGGGACACACTAATTTGAAG AACTTTGTCGGATTATCGGTCTCTGATGGCTATCTAGCAACAGGCTCGGAGACTAATGAG GTTTATGTGTACCACAAGGCATTTCCAATGCCGGTTTTGTCATACAAGTTCAAAACTGTAGACCCTGTGTCGGGGCTCGAAGTAGAGGATGCCTCTCAGTTCATATCTTCTGTCTGCTGGCGCGGACAATCTTCCACCTTAGTTGCTGCAAACTCCACTGGAAACATCAAGATTCTGGAGATGGTATGA
- the LOC106407172 gene encoding putative RNA-binding protein YlmH isoform X3, with amino-acid sequence MAVTSFAPPWLVLRQAFRSVAASSSSYLHPTHNHTVLPSSPLPLRHSALRRCHVAEAMKGDVELLLKGVGDQAVAKEVKHILEMARRATSRREVLHTDFLTPPVVKESVSVLGKLADVAVVAQGGYPEAERCRISVGHPDVLTNDPDIVAALSITGNFGFQACSHGDFLGAILGTGITRDKLGDILIQEEKGAQVLIVPELVDFIVTALDKVGNVSVTCSKIPLLALEYEPPRTNTFKTIEASLRIDAVASAGFKISRSKLVDLISSGDVRVNWATVTKNGTTVKTGDVVSVSGKGRLKVRNWRD; translated from the exons ATGGCTGTCACCAGCTTCGCACCTCCATGGCTCGTTCTGAGACAAGCGTTCCGATCAGtcgcagcttcttcttcttcttatcttcACCCAACTCACAATCACACAGTCCTCCCTTCGTCGCCTCTCCCTCTCCGACACTCAG CTTTGAGAAGATGCCACGTTGCAGAAGCAATGAAAGGAGATGTAGAGCTTCTCCTCAAAGGAGTTGGAGACCAAGCTGTTGCTAAGGAAGTCAAACACATCCTTGAAATG GCAAGACGTGCGACATCAAGAAGAGAAGTTCTTCACACAGATTTTCTCACACCACCTGTTGTTAAGGAATCAGTTTCAGTCTTGGGAAAGCTTGCTGATGTTGCAGTTGTTGCTCAGGGAGGTTACCCTGAG GCTGAGCGGTGTAGGATCTCGGTTGGACATCCGGATGTATTAACCAATGATCCAGATATAGTTGCAGCTTTGAG CATCACAGGGAATTTTGGGTTTCAAGCTTGTTCTCATGGCGACTTCCTTGGAGCCATTCTTGGCACTGGAATCACCAGGGACAAGCTTGGGGATATCTTGATTCAG GAAGAAAAAGGAGCTCAGGTCCTGATAGTTCCTGAACTAGTTGACTTTATTGTTACAGCTCTCGACAAG GTTGGGAATGTTTCTGTAACTTGTAGTAAGATACCTCTGCTTGCTCTTGAATATGAACCTCCTAG gaCTAATACCTTCAAAACCATTGAAGCCTCGTTGAGAATTGATGCAGTAGCTAGTGCTGGTTTCAAGATTTCGAGGTCAAAGCTAGTTGATCTGATTAG TAGTGGGGACGTTCGGGTTAACTGGGCAACGGTTACCAAGAACGGAACCACGGTAAAGACTGGTGATGTTGTCTCTGTTAGCGGGAAAGGGAGACTCAAGGTAAGAA ATTGGAGAGATTAA
- the LOC106407172 gene encoding putative RNA-binding protein YlmH isoform X4, whose protein sequence is MAVTSFAPPWLVLRQAFRSVAASSSSYLHPTHNHTVLPSSPLPLRHSALRRCHVAEAMKGDVELLLKGVGDQAVAKEVKHILEMARRATSRREVLHTDFLTPPVVKESVSVLGKLADVAVVAQGGYPEAERCRISVGHPDVLTNDPDIVAALSITGNFGFQACSHGDFLGAILGTGITRDKLGDILIQEEKGAQVLIVPELVDFIVTALDKVGNVSVTCSKIPLLALEYEPPRTNTFKTIEASLRIDAVASAGFKISRSKLVDLISGDVRVNWATVTKNGTTVKTGDVVSVSGKGRLKVRNWRD, encoded by the exons ATGGCTGTCACCAGCTTCGCACCTCCATGGCTCGTTCTGAGACAAGCGTTCCGATCAGtcgcagcttcttcttcttcttatcttcACCCAACTCACAATCACACAGTCCTCCCTTCGTCGCCTCTCCCTCTCCGACACTCAG CTTTGAGAAGATGCCACGTTGCAGAAGCAATGAAAGGAGATGTAGAGCTTCTCCTCAAAGGAGTTGGAGACCAAGCTGTTGCTAAGGAAGTCAAACACATCCTTGAAATG GCAAGACGTGCGACATCAAGAAGAGAAGTTCTTCACACAGATTTTCTCACACCACCTGTTGTTAAGGAATCAGTTTCAGTCTTGGGAAAGCTTGCTGATGTTGCAGTTGTTGCTCAGGGAGGTTACCCTGAG GCTGAGCGGTGTAGGATCTCGGTTGGACATCCGGATGTATTAACCAATGATCCAGATATAGTTGCAGCTTTGAG CATCACAGGGAATTTTGGGTTTCAAGCTTGTTCTCATGGCGACTTCCTTGGAGCCATTCTTGGCACTGGAATCACCAGGGACAAGCTTGGGGATATCTTGATTCAG GAAGAAAAAGGAGCTCAGGTCCTGATAGTTCCTGAACTAGTTGACTTTATTGTTACAGCTCTCGACAAG GTTGGGAATGTTTCTGTAACTTGTAGTAAGATACCTCTGCTTGCTCTTGAATATGAACCTCCTAG gaCTAATACCTTCAAAACCATTGAAGCCTCGTTGAGAATTGATGCAGTAGCTAGTGCTGGTTTCAAGATTTCGAGGTCAAAGCTAGTTGATCTGATTAG TGGGGACGTTCGGGTTAACTGGGCAACGGTTACCAAGAACGGAACCACGGTAAAGACTGGTGATGTTGTCTCTGTTAGCGGGAAAGGGAGACTCAAGGTAAGAA ATTGGAGAGATTAA
- the LOC106407172 gene encoding putative RNA-binding protein YlmH isoform X2 translates to MAVTSFAPPWLVLRQAFRSVAASSSSYLHPTHNHTVLPSSPLPLRHSALRRCHVAEAMKGDVELLLKGVGDQAVAKEVKHILEMARRATSRREVLHTDFLTPPVVKESVSVLGKLADVAVVAQGGYPEAERCRISVGHPDVLTNDPDIVAALSITGNFGFQACSHGDFLGAILGTGITRDKLGDILIQEEKGAQVLIVPELVDFIVTALDKVGNVSVTCSKIPLLALEYEPPRTNTFKTIEASLRIDAVASAGFKISRSKLVDLISGDVRVNWATVTKNGTTVKTGDVVSVSGKGRLKIGEINETKKGKYAVEIIRYL, encoded by the exons ATGGCTGTCACCAGCTTCGCACCTCCATGGCTCGTTCTGAGACAAGCGTTCCGATCAGtcgcagcttcttcttcttcttatcttcACCCAACTCACAATCACACAGTCCTCCCTTCGTCGCCTCTCCCTCTCCGACACTCAG CTTTGAGAAGATGCCACGTTGCAGAAGCAATGAAAGGAGATGTAGAGCTTCTCCTCAAAGGAGTTGGAGACCAAGCTGTTGCTAAGGAAGTCAAACACATCCTTGAAATG GCAAGACGTGCGACATCAAGAAGAGAAGTTCTTCACACAGATTTTCTCACACCACCTGTTGTTAAGGAATCAGTTTCAGTCTTGGGAAAGCTTGCTGATGTTGCAGTTGTTGCTCAGGGAGGTTACCCTGAG GCTGAGCGGTGTAGGATCTCGGTTGGACATCCGGATGTATTAACCAATGATCCAGATATAGTTGCAGCTTTGAG CATCACAGGGAATTTTGGGTTTCAAGCTTGTTCTCATGGCGACTTCCTTGGAGCCATTCTTGGCACTGGAATCACCAGGGACAAGCTTGGGGATATCTTGATTCAG GAAGAAAAAGGAGCTCAGGTCCTGATAGTTCCTGAACTAGTTGACTTTATTGTTACAGCTCTCGACAAG GTTGGGAATGTTTCTGTAACTTGTAGTAAGATACCTCTGCTTGCTCTTGAATATGAACCTCCTAG gaCTAATACCTTCAAAACCATTGAAGCCTCGTTGAGAATTGATGCAGTAGCTAGTGCTGGTTTCAAGATTTCGAGGTCAAAGCTAGTTGATCTGATTAG TGGGGACGTTCGGGTTAACTGGGCAACGGTTACCAAGAACGGAACCACGGTAAAGACTGGTGATGTTGTCTCTGTTAGCGGGAAAGGGAGACTCAAG ATTGGAGAGATTAACGAGACGAAAAAAGGGAAATATGCAGTTGAAATCATCAGATATCTGTAG
- the LOC106407172 gene encoding putative RNA-binding protein YlmH isoform X1 translates to MAVTSFAPPWLVLRQAFRSVAASSSSYLHPTHNHTVLPSSPLPLRHSALRRCHVAEAMKGDVELLLKGVGDQAVAKEVKHILEMARRATSRREVLHTDFLTPPVVKESVSVLGKLADVAVVAQGGYPEAERCRISVGHPDVLTNDPDIVAALSITGNFGFQACSHGDFLGAILGTGITRDKLGDILIQEEKGAQVLIVPELVDFIVTALDKVGNVSVTCSKIPLLALEYEPPRTNTFKTIEASLRIDAVASAGFKISRSKLVDLISSGDVRVNWATVTKNGTTVKTGDVVSVSGKGRLKIGEINETKKGKYAVEIIRYL, encoded by the exons ATGGCTGTCACCAGCTTCGCACCTCCATGGCTCGTTCTGAGACAAGCGTTCCGATCAGtcgcagcttcttcttcttcttatcttcACCCAACTCACAATCACACAGTCCTCCCTTCGTCGCCTCTCCCTCTCCGACACTCAG CTTTGAGAAGATGCCACGTTGCAGAAGCAATGAAAGGAGATGTAGAGCTTCTCCTCAAAGGAGTTGGAGACCAAGCTGTTGCTAAGGAAGTCAAACACATCCTTGAAATG GCAAGACGTGCGACATCAAGAAGAGAAGTTCTTCACACAGATTTTCTCACACCACCTGTTGTTAAGGAATCAGTTTCAGTCTTGGGAAAGCTTGCTGATGTTGCAGTTGTTGCTCAGGGAGGTTACCCTGAG GCTGAGCGGTGTAGGATCTCGGTTGGACATCCGGATGTATTAACCAATGATCCAGATATAGTTGCAGCTTTGAG CATCACAGGGAATTTTGGGTTTCAAGCTTGTTCTCATGGCGACTTCCTTGGAGCCATTCTTGGCACTGGAATCACCAGGGACAAGCTTGGGGATATCTTGATTCAG GAAGAAAAAGGAGCTCAGGTCCTGATAGTTCCTGAACTAGTTGACTTTATTGTTACAGCTCTCGACAAG GTTGGGAATGTTTCTGTAACTTGTAGTAAGATACCTCTGCTTGCTCTTGAATATGAACCTCCTAG gaCTAATACCTTCAAAACCATTGAAGCCTCGTTGAGAATTGATGCAGTAGCTAGTGCTGGTTTCAAGATTTCGAGGTCAAAGCTAGTTGATCTGATTAG TAGTGGGGACGTTCGGGTTAACTGGGCAACGGTTACCAAGAACGGAACCACGGTAAAGACTGGTGATGTTGTCTCTGTTAGCGGGAAAGGGAGACTCAAG ATTGGAGAGATTAACGAGACGAAAAAAGGGAAATATGCAGTTGAAATCATCAGATATCTGTAG